In Xanthomonas sp. SI, the following are encoded in one genomic region:
- the thrC gene encoding threonine synthase gives MNFISTRNAAPAASLSQAIAAGLAPDGGLYVPERMPPARELRPGASLTETAATLLAPFFDGDALAAELLAICAEAFDFDAPLQPLATPGDHALELFHGPTAAFKDFGARFLAACLARLRRDAATPLTILVATSGDTGAAVAAAFHRQPGLRVVVLYPDGRVSPRQAHQLGCFGDNIQALRVAGSFDDCQALVKQALNDVDLQAQAPLSSANSISLGRLLPQMSYYAHSALVHYAGRAQPLNLVVPTGNLGNALAAILARGLGVPLGRIVLATNANHVLPDYFAGADYAPQPSVATVANAMDVGAPSNFERLRWLYRGDDAALRAQFQSYSVDDAQIRQLIGERFRRYGEVHCPHTATALHVLQQIRAEGAEADAGDWAVAATAHPAKFEAVVEPLIGQPVPVPPALAALLHRPAHAEPIAPDYATLRARLLAG, from the coding sequence ATGAACTTCATTTCCACCCGTAATGCCGCGCCTGCCGCCAGCCTCAGCCAAGCCATCGCCGCCGGCCTGGCGCCCGATGGCGGGCTGTACGTGCCCGAGCGCATGCCGCCGGCGCGCGAACTGCGTCCTGGCGCCAGCCTGACCGAGACCGCCGCGACGCTGCTGGCGCCGTTCTTCGACGGCGACGCGCTCGCCGCCGAGCTGCTGGCGATCTGCGCCGAAGCTTTCGATTTCGATGCGCCGCTGCAGCCGCTGGCCACGCCCGGCGACCATGCGCTGGAGCTGTTCCATGGGCCGACCGCCGCGTTCAAGGACTTCGGCGCGCGCTTCCTGGCCGCCTGCCTGGCGCGGTTGCGCCGCGATGCCGCCACGCCGCTGACCATCCTCGTCGCCACCTCCGGGGATACCGGCGCCGCGGTCGCCGCCGCCTTCCATCGCCAGCCCGGGCTGCGCGTGGTGGTGCTGTATCCGGACGGGCGCGTGTCGCCGCGGCAGGCGCACCAGTTGGGCTGCTTCGGCGACAACATCCAGGCGCTGCGCGTGGCCGGCTCGTTCGACGACTGCCAGGCGCTGGTCAAGCAGGCCTTGAACGATGTCGACCTGCAGGCGCAGGCGCCGCTGAGTTCGGCCAACAGCATCAGCCTGGGCCGGCTGCTGCCGCAGATGAGCTATTACGCGCATAGCGCGCTGGTGCATTACGCCGGGCGTGCGCAGCCGCTGAACCTGGTGGTGCCGACCGGCAACCTGGGCAATGCGCTGGCGGCGATCCTGGCGCGCGGGCTGGGCGTACCGCTGGGCCGCATCGTGCTGGCGACCAATGCCAACCACGTGCTGCCGGACTATTTCGCCGGCGCCGACTACGCGCCGCAGCCCAGCGTGGCCACCGTCGCCAATGCCATGGACGTCGGCGCGCCGAGCAATTTCGAGCGCCTGCGTTGGCTGTACCGCGGCGACGATGCCGCGTTGCGCGCGCAGTTCCAGTCCTATTCGGTGGACGATGCGCAGATCCGCCAGCTGATCGGCGAGCGCTTCCGCCGCTACGGCGAAGTGCATTGCCCGCATACCGCCACCGCGTTGCACGTGTTGCAGCAGATCCGCGCCGAGGGCGCCGAGGCCGATGCCGGCGATTGGGCGGTGGCGGCGACCGCGCATCCGGCCAAGTTCGAGGCGGTGGTCGAGCCGCTGATCGGCCAGCCGGTGCCGGTACCGCCGGCGTTGGCCGCCTTGTTGCACCGGCCGGCGCACGCCGAGCCGATCGCGCCGGACTACGCGACGCTGCGCGCGCGCCTGCTGGCCGGCTGA
- the hisD gene encoding histidinol dehydrogenase, translating to MNRLDWNSLDAQARTQALTRPAQTVAAQTRAAVAQLLDDVRGRGDAALREITARFDGVVLQSFEVGADEFAAAEAAVPPVLREAMAQAAARIETFHRAGMAQPYAVETAPGVVCERVVRPIGRVGLYVPAGSAPLPSTALMLCVPAALAGCREVVLCTPPRADGSADPAVLVAAKLTGVDRVFKLGGAQAIAAMGFGTESVPSCDKLFGPGNGYVTEAKQQVAQAGAAAIDMPAGPSEVLVIADGGADAAFVAADLLSQAEHGPDSQVLLLSDSAELIDAVEDEIERQLATLPRAAIARQALAASRLIQVGTLEDAFAISNRYAPEHLILALREPRGWLERVEAAGSVFLGDFTPEALGDYCSGTNHVLPTNGAARAYSGVSVASFQNFVSVQSASRAGIAAIGACAVIMARAEGLDAHANAVALRMEKAA from the coding sequence ATGAACCGACTGGATTGGAATTCGCTCGACGCGCAGGCGCGCACGCAGGCCCTGACCCGGCCGGCGCAGACTGTCGCCGCGCAGACCCGCGCCGCGGTGGCGCAGCTGCTGGACGACGTGCGCGGCCGCGGCGATGCCGCATTGCGCGAGATCACCGCGCGTTTCGACGGCGTGGTGCTGCAGAGTTTCGAAGTCGGTGCCGACGAGTTCGCCGCCGCCGAAGCGGCGGTGCCGCCAGTGCTGCGCGAGGCGATGGCGCAGGCCGCGGCGCGGATCGAGACCTTCCATCGCGCCGGCATGGCGCAGCCCTATGCGGTGGAAACCGCGCCGGGCGTGGTCTGCGAGCGGGTAGTGCGGCCGATCGGCCGGGTCGGCCTGTACGTGCCGGCCGGCAGCGCGCCGCTGCCGTCCACCGCGCTGATGCTGTGCGTGCCGGCGGCGCTGGCCGGTTGCCGCGAGGTGGTGCTGTGCACGCCGCCGCGCGCCGACGGCTCGGCCGATCCGGCGGTGCTGGTCGCGGCGAAGCTGACCGGCGTGGATCGCGTGTTCAAGCTCGGCGGCGCGCAGGCGATCGCGGCGATGGGTTTCGGCACCGAGTCGGTGCCGTCCTGCGACAAGCTGTTCGGGCCGGGCAACGGCTACGTCACCGAGGCCAAGCAGCAGGTGGCACAGGCCGGCGCGGCGGCGATCGACATGCCGGCCGGGCCGTCCGAGGTGCTGGTGATCGCCGATGGCGGCGCCGACGCCGCGTTCGTCGCCGCCGACCTGCTGTCGCAGGCCGAGCACGGCCCGGACTCGCAGGTGCTGCTGCTGTCCGACAGCGCCGAGCTGATCGATGCGGTCGAGGACGAGATCGAGCGCCAGCTGGCGACGCTGCCGCGTGCGGCGATCGCGCGCCAGGCGCTGGCCGCCTCGCGGCTGATCCAGGTCGGTACGCTCGAGGACGCCTTCGCGATCAGCAACCGCTATGCGCCCGAGCACCTGATCCTGGCGTTGCGCGAGCCGCGCGGCTGGCTGGAGCGGGTCGAGGCGGCCGGCTCGGTGTTCCTCGGCGATTTCACCCCGGAAGCGCTGGGCGACTATTGCAGCGGCACCAACCACGTGCTGCCGACCAACGGCGCGGCGCGCGCCTACAGTGGGGTCAGCGTCGCCAGCTTCCAGAACTTCGTCAGCGTGCAGAGCGCCAGCCGCGCCGGCATCGCCGCGATCGGCGCCTGTGCGGTGATCATGGCGCGCGCCGAAGGCCTGGACGCGCATGCCAATGCGGTGGCGCTACGGATGGAGAAGGCGGCATGA
- the hisG gene encoding ATP phosphoribosyltransferase, translated as MSASLAAPARDRLRIAIQKSGRLAEPARAVLAACGLSWRESRDKLFCYGESLPVDLLLVRDDDIPGLIADGVCDFGIVGRNELEEQAGERRRNGLPEAYRALRGLNFGQCRLMLAVPDSWEWTGSEQLQGKRIATSYPAVLADWLEARGLDAQVVELSGSVEIAPRLGTADLICDLVSSGATLAANQLKPVETLLESEAVLAGPVREPGDARAALAAMLLRRLDGVLKLRDSKLLMFRASRDHVAELTRLLPDADPLVQLPGDGDGPLQLQTMCHGAITWQRMEELERAGAQGLMVLTVERSLA; from the coding sequence ATGAGTGCTTCCCTGGCAGCGCCGGCGCGTGACCGGCTGCGTATCGCGATCCAGAAGAGCGGCCGCCTGGCCGAGCCGGCGCGGGCGGTGCTGGCCGCCTGCGGGCTGAGCTGGCGCGAGAGCCGCGACAAGTTGTTCTGCTACGGCGAGTCGCTGCCGGTGGACCTGTTGCTAGTGCGCGACGACGACATCCCCGGGCTGATCGCCGACGGCGTCTGCGATTTCGGCATCGTCGGCCGCAACGAGCTGGAAGAGCAGGCCGGCGAGCGCCGCCGCAACGGCCTGCCGGAAGCCTACCGCGCGCTGCGCGGACTGAACTTCGGCCAGTGCCGGCTGATGCTGGCGGTGCCCGACAGCTGGGAGTGGACCGGCTCGGAGCAATTGCAGGGCAAGCGCATCGCCACCAGCTATCCGGCGGTGCTGGCCGACTGGCTGGAAGCGCGCGGCCTCGACGCGCAGGTGGTGGAACTGTCCGGCTCGGTGGAAATCGCGCCGCGCCTGGGCACCGCCGACCTGATCTGCGACCTGGTGTCCAGCGGCGCGACCCTGGCCGCCAACCAGCTCAAGCCGGTGGAGACGTTGCTGGAAAGCGAGGCGGTGCTGGCCGGGCCGGTGCGCGAACCGGGCGACGCCCGCGCCGCGCTGGCGGCGATGCTGCTGCGCCGGCTCGACGGCGTGCTCAAGCTGCGCGACAGCAAGCTGCTGATGTTCCGCGCCTCGCGCGATCACGTCGCCGAACTGACCCGGCTGCTGCCCGATGCCGACCCGCTGGTGCAACTGCCCGGCGACGGCGATGGCCCGCTGCAGTTGCAGACCATGTGCCACGGCGCGATCACCTGGCAGCGCATGGAGGAACTGGAGCGCGCCGGCGCGCAGGGGCTGATGGTGTTGACGGTGGAGCGCTCGCTGGCATGA
- a CDS encoding homoserine kinase, which yields MSQAQTSPAPQSAARAVPREARAFAPASVANVAVGFDLLGYAVEGVGDTVSVRRIDAAEVRIAAIRGTTVALPLEAARNTAGAALIALREALALPFGFELEIDKGIPLSSGMGGSAASCVAALVAANALLDAPLSREQLYLYSLEGEAVASGSRHGDNLGPMFLGGLVLSTLQRMVPVPVPAAWHSLLVHPDAVLETRRAREALAGEYRLGEFVAQSSNLALVLAGCHAGDEALVRAGLRDVLIEPRRAPLIVGFDAAKEAALAAGAMGASISGAGPSVFAWFPTRAAAEAAAPAVQTAFAAAGFDSQHWVSPLQCPGARLL from the coding sequence GTGAGCCAGGCGCAGACCTCGCCGGCGCCGCAGTCCGCTGCCCGCGCCGTGCCGCGCGAGGCGCGCGCCTTCGCGCCGGCCTCGGTGGCCAATGTGGCGGTGGGTTTCGATCTGCTGGGCTATGCGGTGGAGGGTGTCGGCGACACGGTGAGCGTGCGCCGCATCGATGCGGCGGAGGTGCGTATCGCCGCGATCCGCGGCACCACGGTGGCGTTGCCGCTGGAGGCTGCGCGCAACACCGCCGGCGCGGCGCTGATCGCCTTGCGCGAGGCATTGGCGCTGCCGTTCGGCTTCGAGCTGGAGATCGACAAGGGCATCCCGCTCAGCTCCGGCATGGGCGGTTCGGCGGCCTCGTGCGTTGCTGCGCTGGTGGCGGCCAATGCATTGCTGGATGCGCCGTTGTCGCGCGAGCAGCTTTATCTGTATTCGCTGGAGGGCGAGGCGGTGGCCAGCGGCAGCCGCCACGGCGACAACCTCGGCCCGATGTTCCTGGGCGGGCTGGTGCTGTCCACGCTGCAGCGGATGGTGCCGGTGCCGGTGCCTGCGGCTTGGCACAGTCTGCTGGTGCATCCGGATGCGGTACTGGAGACGCGCCGCGCGCGCGAGGCGCTGGCCGGCGAGTACCGGCTCGGCGAATTCGTGGCGCAGAGTTCGAATCTGGCGCTGGTGCTGGCGGGCTGCCATGCCGGCGACGAGGCGCTGGTGCGCGCGGGCTTGCGCGACGTGCTGATCGAGCCGCGGCGTGCGCCGTTGATCGTCGGTTTCGATGCGGCCAAGGAGGCCGCGTTGGCGGCGGGTGCGATGGGCGCGAGCATTTCCGGCGCCGGCCCTAGCGTGTTCGCTTGGTTCCCGACGCGCGCGGCGGCCGAGGCGGCCGCGCCGGCGGTGCAGACGGCATTCGCGGCAGCCGGCTTCGACAGCCAGCATTGGGTATCGCCGCTGCAGTGTCCGGGCGCCCGATTGCTGTAG
- a CDS encoding YerC/YecD family TrpR-related protein, with the protein MKQRPATQPDRDSDTSFKALSRALAHLSKPQEVAAFLQDLCTPAELEAMSDRWRVVPLLLKGVPYREIHELTQVSVTTIGRVARTLEYGAGGYATALRRQAARPSDSH; encoded by the coding sequence ATGAAACAACGACCCGCCACGCAACCCGATCGCGACAGCGACACCTCGTTCAAGGCGCTTTCGCGCGCCTTGGCCCACCTGAGCAAGCCGCAGGAGGTCGCCGCGTTCCTGCAGGACCTGTGCACGCCGGCCGAGCTGGAGGCGATGTCCGACCGCTGGCGGGTGGTGCCGCTGCTGCTCAAGGGCGTCCCGTACCGCGAGATCCACGAGCTGACCCAGGTCAGCGTGACCACCATCGGCCGCGTCGCGCGGACCCTGGAATACGGCGCCGGCGGCTATGCCACGGCGCTGCGCCGGCAAGCGGCGCGCCCCTCCGATTCCCATTGA
- the hisC gene encoding histidinol-phosphate transaminase — translation MSAPNDTQMPGSMLALVRHDLRDFAGYSSARSSALHGEVWLNANESAWANPADRDAGNRRYPDPQPPALRAALASLYACAPEQLLLGRGSDEAIDLLLRALCEPGRDAIVITPPVFGMYAVCARLQNARIVDVPLREDATGLVTDVDAVVDAALSQMAKLVFLCSPGNPSGAAIPLADIERAAERLHGRALLVVDEAYGEFSDVPSATTLLARYPNLAVLRTLSKAHALAAVRIGCVIADPALIAVLRRCQAPYPIPAPCTQLALAALQAEPLRQTAARVAEIRRERERMSAALGALPGVRRVYPSQGNFLLLRFDDAEAAFRGLLGAGVVVRDQRAAPTLGDALRITLGTAEQNQRVLGALQAGRAAA, via the coding sequence ATGAGCGCGCCGAACGACACGCAGATGCCGGGATCGATGCTGGCGCTGGTCCGCCACGACCTGCGCGACTTCGCCGGCTATTCCTCGGCGCGCAGCAGCGCGCTGCACGGCGAGGTCTGGCTCAACGCCAACGAATCGGCCTGGGCCAACCCCGCCGACCGCGACGCCGGCAACCGCCGCTATCCGGATCCGCAACCGCCGGCGTTGCGAGCGGCGCTGGCGTCGCTGTACGCCTGCGCGCCAGAGCAGTTGCTGCTCGGCCGTGGCAGCGACGAGGCCATCGACCTGCTGCTGCGCGCGCTGTGCGAGCCGGGCCGCGACGCGATCGTGATCACCCCGCCGGTGTTCGGCATGTATGCGGTGTGCGCGCGGCTGCAGAACGCGCGCATCGTCGACGTGCCGTTGCGCGAGGATGCGACCGGACTGGTTACCGACGTCGATGCGGTGGTCGATGCGGCGCTGAGCCAGATGGCCAAGCTGGTGTTCCTGTGCTCGCCGGGCAATCCCAGCGGGGCGGCGATCCCGCTGGCCGACATCGAACGTGCCGCCGAACGCCTGCATGGGCGCGCCTTGCTGGTGGTCGATGAGGCCTACGGCGAATTCTCTGATGTGCCGTCGGCGACCACGTTGCTGGCGCGGTATCCCAACCTGGCGGTGTTGCGCACGCTGTCCAAGGCGCATGCGCTGGCCGCGGTGCGGATCGGCTGCGTGATCGCCGATCCGGCGCTGATCGCGGTGCTGCGCCGCTGCCAGGCGCCGTACCCGATTCCGGCACCGTGCACGCAGCTGGCGTTGGCCGCGCTGCAGGCCGAGCCGTTGCGGCAGACCGCGGCGCGCGTGGCCGAGATCCGCCGCGAGCGCGAGCGCATGTCCGCCGCGCTGGGCGCGCTGCCCGGCGTGCGCCGCGTGTATCCTTCGCAAGGCAACTTCCTGCTGCTGCGCTTCGACGATGCCGAAGCCGCGTTCCGCGGCTTGCTCGGCGCTGGCGTGGTGGTGCGCGACCAGCGCGCCGCGCCGACCCTGGGCGATGCGCTGCGCATCACCCTCGGCACCGCGGAGCAGAACCAGCGCGTGTTGGGTGCGCTGCAGGCGGGGAGGGCGGCGGCATGA
- the hisS gene encoding histidine--tRNA ligase has protein sequence MIKPRTPPGIMELLPREQIAFQRMLDVIRRNYERFGFLPVETPVFELSDVLLTKSGGETERQVYFVQSTGALANAEASGEGGLPELALRFDLTVPLARYVAEHEHELSFPFRRYQMQRVYRGERAQRGRFREFYQCDIDVIGKDALSIRYDAEVLAVIHAVFAELGIGAFAVQLNNRKLMRGFFESLGVAEGERQLAVLREVDKLDKRGADYVRETLAGEGFAIPAEQVEQILAFVAVRSSGHDDALARLDALDAAAASSATLREGVAELREVLALVKALGVPETAYCLNFSIARGLDYYTGTVYETLLTDYPQIGSICSGGRYEDLASHYSKSKLPGVGISIGLTRLFWQLREAGLIEGIASSSVQAMVALMDEAKLDDALDIARRLRVGGINTEVQMEPKKVGKQFQYAARAGIRFVVLAGDDELARGVVAVKDLVREQQFEVARDELASALLVELEQAKVMP, from the coding sequence GTGATCAAGCCCCGTACGCCGCCCGGCATCATGGAATTGCTGCCGCGCGAGCAGATCGCGTTCCAGCGCATGCTGGACGTCATCCGCCGCAACTACGAGCGGTTCGGGTTCCTGCCGGTGGAGACGCCGGTGTTCGAACTGTCCGACGTGTTGCTGACCAAGTCCGGCGGGGAGACCGAGCGCCAGGTGTATTTCGTGCAGTCCACCGGCGCGCTGGCCAATGCCGAGGCCAGCGGCGAGGGCGGGCTGCCGGAACTGGCGCTGCGCTTCGACCTGACCGTGCCGCTGGCGCGCTACGTGGCCGAACACGAGCACGAGCTGAGCTTCCCGTTCCGCCGCTACCAGATGCAGCGCGTGTACCGCGGCGAGCGCGCCCAGCGCGGCCGTTTCCGCGAGTTCTACCAGTGCGACATCGACGTGATCGGCAAGGATGCGCTGAGCATCCGCTACGACGCCGAAGTGCTGGCGGTGATCCACGCGGTGTTCGCCGAACTGGGCATCGGCGCGTTCGCGGTGCAGTTGAACAACCGCAAGCTGATGCGCGGCTTCTTCGAGAGCCTGGGCGTGGCCGAGGGCGAGCGCCAGTTGGCGGTGCTGCGCGAGGTCGACAAGCTGGACAAGCGCGGCGCCGACTATGTGCGCGAGACGCTGGCCGGGGAGGGTTTCGCCATCCCGGCCGAGCAGGTCGAGCAGATCCTGGCCTTCGTCGCGGTGCGCTCCAGCGGCCACGACGACGCGCTGGCACGGCTGGATGCGCTGGACGCGGCGGCCGCCTCGAGCGCGACGCTGCGCGAGGGCGTGGCCGAGCTGCGCGAGGTGCTGGCCCTGGTCAAGGCGCTGGGCGTGCCGGAAACCGCGTACTGCCTGAACTTCTCCATCGCCCGCGGCCTGGACTACTACACCGGCACCGTCTACGAGACCCTGCTGACCGACTACCCGCAGATCGGCTCGATCTGCTCGGGCGGACGCTACGAAGACCTGGCCAGCCACTACAGCAAGTCCAAGCTGCCGGGCGTGGGCATCTCCATCGGCCTGACCCGCCTGTTCTGGCAACTGCGCGAGGCCGGGCTGATCGAGGGCATCGCCTCCAGCAGCGTGCAGGCGATGGTGGCGCTGATGGACGAGGCCAAGCTGGACGACGCGCTGGACATCGCCCGGCGGCTGCGCGTCGGCGGCATCAATACCGAAGTGCAGATGGAGCCGAAGAAGGTCGGTAAGCAGTTCCAGTACGCCGCACGCGCCGGCATCCGCTTCGTGGTGCTGGCCGGCGACGACGAACTGGCGCGCGGCGTGGTTGCGGTCAAGGACCTGGTGCGCGAGCAGCAGTTCGAGGTCGCCCGCGACGAACTGGCCAGCGCCCTGCTGGTCGAGCTGGAGCAGGCCAAGGTCATGCCCTGA
- a CDS encoding helix-turn-helix domain-containing protein yields the protein MHRTVPGFALPYAEPAAARDPNAHECMHCAVRHLAICSALACDEVQALEQVTTSLSYAAGATLVRTGEARQAVYTVTSGALRLVRTLADGRRQVVGFVLPGDYVGLSESEKYRNDIEAIADSRVCRVSVANMRLLRTQYPQLERKLLQRACLELDAAQDAALSLARLQPMEKLADFLLKLAARTASRGDPGNTVTLMMGRGDIADHLGLTMETVSRTFTKLRQQGLIALPQLHVVEIRDFAALHRLASDEA from the coding sequence ATGCACCGGACCGTCCCCGGCTTCGCCCTGCCCTATGCCGAACCCGCCGCGGCCCGCGATCCGAACGCGCACGAATGCATGCATTGCGCCGTGCGCCACCTGGCGATCTGCTCGGCGCTGGCCTGCGACGAAGTGCAGGCGCTGGAGCAGGTGACCACCTCGCTGTCCTACGCCGCCGGCGCCACCCTGGTCCGCACCGGCGAGGCGCGGCAAGCGGTCTATACCGTCACCTCCGGCGCGCTGCGCCTGGTCCGCACCCTGGCCGACGGCCGCCGCCAGGTGGTCGGCTTCGTGCTGCCGGGCGACTACGTGGGCCTGAGCGAATCGGAGAAATACCGCAACGACATCGAAGCGATCGCCGACAGCCGCGTGTGCCGGGTTTCGGTGGCGAATATGCGACTGCTGCGCACGCAGTACCCGCAGCTGGAACGCAAACTGCTGCAGCGCGCCTGCCTGGAACTGGACGCGGCTCAGGATGCGGCGCTGTCGCTGGCGCGCCTGCAACCGATGGAAAAGCTCGCCGACTTCCTGCTGAAGCTGGCGGCGCGCACCGCCAGCCGAGGCGATCCGGGCAACACCGTGACCTTGATGATGGGCCGCGGCGATATCGCCGACCATCTCGGCCTTACCATGGAAACGGTCAGCCGCACCTTCACCAAGCTGCGCCAGCAAGGCCTGATCGCGCTGCCGCAGCTGCACGTGGTCGAGATCCGCGACTTCGCCGCACTGCACCGGCTGGCGTCCGACGAAGCGTGA